A single Pseudoalteromonas phenolica DNA region contains:
- the ilvD gene encoding dihydroxy-acid dehydratase: protein MAKLRSKTTTEGRQRAGARALWRATGMTDSDFEKPIIAVVNSYTQFVPGHVHLNQLSELMADAIREAGGVPREFNTIAIDDGIAMGHGGMLYSLPSRDLIADSVEYMVNAHCADAMVCISNCDKITPGMLLAALRLNIPVIFVSGGPMEAGKTRLADIDIKLDLVDAMVKGADPSVSDEDSEKVERSACPTCGSCSGMFTANSMNCLMEALGLALPGNGTTLATHKDRHQLYMGAAKRIVALCDEYYRNDNDAVLPRNIANQAAFTNAMTLDIAMGGSSNTVLHLIAAAREGEVDFDMSDIDRLSRTTPFLCKVAPATQQYHIEDVHRAGGIMGILNELAKAEKLDLSVGHVAGGSLGDVIKRWDATDSNNERAQTFYRAGPAGIRTTQAMSQEYRWDTLDIDRENGCVRSVEHAFRQDGGLAVLSGNLTPDGCIVKSAGVVDEMLDFTGPAVVFESQDDAVDGILNGKVKKGDVVIIRYEGPKGGPGMQEMLYPTSYLKSMGLDKDCALLTDGRFSGGTSGLSIGHASPEAASGGALALVENGDRIHIDIPNRGIHLLIDDAEMAARREKQDARGKDAYKPLDRQRVVSPALKAYALLATSADKGAVRDLAKLEELS, encoded by the coding sequence ATGGCTAAACTACGTAGTAAGACCACCACTGAAGGTAGACAACGTGCAGGTGCTCGCGCACTTTGGCGCGCAACGGGTATGACTGACAGTGATTTTGAAAAACCAATTATTGCGGTTGTGAACTCTTATACGCAGTTTGTACCAGGCCATGTGCATCTCAATCAGCTTAGTGAATTAATGGCAGATGCCATTCGCGAAGCAGGCGGTGTACCAAGAGAGTTTAATACCATTGCGATCGACGATGGTATCGCTATGGGTCACGGTGGTATGTTGTACTCACTACCATCACGTGATCTGATTGCAGATTCAGTTGAGTACATGGTGAATGCCCACTGTGCCGATGCCATGGTATGTATTTCCAATTGTGACAAGATCACCCCGGGGATGTTACTCGCGGCACTGCGTTTAAATATTCCGGTGATCTTTGTTTCTGGTGGCCCAATGGAAGCAGGTAAAACCCGTTTAGCCGACATTGATATCAAGCTCGATTTGGTTGATGCGATGGTTAAAGGTGCTGATCCATCGGTGAGCGATGAGGACTCAGAAAAAGTCGAGCGCTCGGCTTGTCCTACATGTGGTTCGTGCTCAGGCATGTTCACTGCGAATTCGATGAACTGTTTAATGGAAGCGCTAGGGTTAGCATTGCCGGGCAATGGCACGACCTTGGCAACCCATAAAGACCGTCATCAACTTTATATGGGCGCAGCTAAACGCATTGTTGCCTTATGTGACGAGTACTATCGCAACGACAACGATGCGGTATTACCTCGCAATATTGCTAACCAAGCGGCGTTTACCAATGCCATGACCTTAGATATCGCTATGGGTGGCTCTTCGAATACGGTTTTACACCTGATAGCAGCGGCGCGAGAAGGTGAGGTTGATTTTGATATGAGTGATATTGACCGTCTATCACGTACTACGCCTTTCTTATGTAAAGTTGCGCCTGCGACTCAGCAATATCATATTGAAGATGTGCACCGTGCTGGTGGCATCATGGGTATCCTGAATGAGCTCGCCAAAGCTGAAAAGTTAGACTTGTCAGTAGGCCATGTAGCGGGCGGGTCATTGGGCGACGTGATTAAGCGTTGGGACGCAACGGATAGCAATAACGAACGTGCGCAAACCTTCTATCGTGCAGGTCCTGCGGGTATTCGTACTACACAGGCAATGAGCCAGGAGTATCGTTGGGATACTCTTGATATTGACCGTGAAAATGGCTGTGTGCGCAGTGTTGAACATGCTTTCCGTCAAGATGGCGGGTTAGCGGTACTTTCAGGTAACCTGACCCCAGATGGTTGTATTGTAAAAAGTGCCGGTGTAGTTGACGAAATGCTTGATTTCACGGGTCCTGCCGTGGTGTTTGAATCACAAGACGACGCAGTTGATGGCATCTTAAATGGTAAAGTGAAAAAAGGCGATGTGGTTATCATTCGCTACGAAGGGCCAAAAGGTGGCCCGGGCATGCAAGAGATGCTTTATCCGACCAGTTATTTAAAGTCGATGGGCCTAGATAAAGATTGTGCACTGCTAACGGACGGCCGTTTCTCGGGTGGTACTTCTGGTTTATCTATCGGTCACGCTTCGCCAGAAGCGGCCAGTGGGGGGGCACTCGCGCTGGTTGAGAATGGTGACCGCATTCACATCGATATTCCGAATCGGGGCATCCATCTATTAATTGACGATGCTGAAATGGCTGCGCGTCGTGAAAAGCAAGATGCCCGTGGCAAAGACGCTTATAAGCCATTAGATAGACAGCGCGTAGTGTCGCCAGCATTGAAAGCCTATGCTTTATTAGCAACCAGTGCCGATAAAGGTGCGGTGCGTGATTTAGCGAAACTCGAGGAGTTAAGTTAG
- a CDS encoding branched-chain amino acid transaminase — MSNKSDLIWFNGEMVPSEQATTHVLSHALHYGSSVFEGVRAYDTPKGPAIFRLQDHTKRLFDSAKIYRMQVPFTADEINEACKAAVRENGLKNAYLRPFAFLGNVGLGVNPKSHKADVAVAAMEWGTYLGDGALEAGVDACISSWNRLAPNTMPTAAKAGGNYLSSQLISGEAKRNGYVEGIALDVNGYLSEGAGENLFVIKNGVLFTPPTTAAILPGLTRDTMMYLARKAGLEVREEPIAREALYLADEFFMTGTAAEVTPVRSVDQIEIGTGKRGEITELLQTAYFDLVKGQSEDENGWLTYID, encoded by the coding sequence ATGAGTAATAAATCTGACCTGATCTGGTTCAATGGTGAAATGGTGCCGTCTGAGCAAGCGACGACACACGTATTAAGCCATGCGCTTCACTATGGTAGTTCAGTATTTGAGGGTGTGCGTGCCTATGACACACCAAAAGGTCCGGCGATTTTCCGTTTACAAGATCATACTAAGCGCTTATTTGACTCTGCAAAAATTTATCGTATGCAAGTGCCTTTTACTGCAGATGAAATTAATGAAGCGTGTAAAGCGGCGGTACGTGAGAATGGTTTAAAGAATGCCTACTTACGTCCATTCGCATTCTTAGGCAATGTGGGTTTGGGTGTAAATCCTAAATCACACAAAGCCGATGTTGCCGTTGCCGCGATGGAATGGGGCACTTACTTAGGCGATGGTGCATTAGAGGCAGGTGTTGATGCTTGTATTTCTTCTTGGAATCGTTTAGCACCAAACACCATGCCGACCGCGGCTAAAGCTGGTGGTAACTATTTATCTTCACAACTTATCTCAGGTGAAGCAAAGCGTAATGGTTATGTTGAAGGTATTGCACTAGATGTGAACGGTTACCTAAGTGAAGGTGCTGGTGAGAACTTATTCGTGATTAAAAACGGTGTGTTATTCACGCCTCCTACTACCGCAGCAATTCTACCGGGTCTAACTCGTGACACTATGATGTACCTCGCTCGCAAAGCCGGTTTAGAAGTTCGAGAAGAACCTATTGCACGTGAAGCACTTTATCTAGCTGACGAATTCTTCATGACAGGGACTGCTGCAGAAGTGACACCGGTTCGCAGTGTAGACCAGATTGAAATTGGCACAGGTAAACGTGGCGAGATCACTGAGCTATTACAAACTGCTTACTTTGATTTAGTGAAAGGTCAAAGTGAAGACGAAAACGGTTGGTTAACTTATATCGACTAA